In Eupeodes corollae chromosome 3, idEupCoro1.1, whole genome shotgun sequence, a single genomic region encodes these proteins:
- the LOC129951025 gene encoding activin receptor type-1 isoform X1, whose amino-acid sequence MAAIVFIVILISILTQNIAKGEINGRLLGENQENMDLEASHSSAREFPLQNSIQKHPRRHTKSKRRMRRRFKCYSCESPCKNVTHDAHMCQNAIQCWKSRTRNAYGEENVSRGCTTSPEQLPLICNQNTLNNLGPRKRHAVVQINVVCCSDDYCNGGDFPELPPVFQNEVTQVDPMGNGMVKLSFAILGPVFVIVVIGTIVLYYLRRKHQKNLTAFRNKQDPESYLVSDDMLRATSAGDSTLKEYFQHSVTSGSGSGLPLLVQRTLAKQITLVDCIGRGKYGEVWRGIWHGESIAVKIFFSRDEESWKRETEIYSTVLLRHANILGYIGSDMISRNSCTQLWLLTHYYPHGSLFDHLNRNALSHYDMIMICLSIANGLVHLHTEIFGKEGKPGIAHRDLKSKNILVKPNGTCVIADFGLAVTHSHVTGKLDLGNNPKVGTKRYMAPEVLDESINMHCFEALRRADIYALGLVLWEVCRRTISGGIAEEYKVPYYDVVPSDPSFEDMKKVVCSDNHRPSIPNRWSSDPLLAGMSKLMKECWHQNANVRLPVLRIKKTLHKLASADDKFRLQYDEVCV is encoded by the exons ATGGCTGCCATTGTATTTATAGTaattttaatttcgattttaactcaaaatatcGCTAAAG GCGAAATAAATGGTCGGCTGTTGGgagaaaatcaagaaaatatggATCTAGAAGCGAGCCATTCAAGTGCTAGGGAATTTCCACTGCAGAATTCTATACAAAAACATCCAAG GAggcatacaaaatcaaaaagaagaatGCGAAGAAG ATTTAAATGCTACTCATGTGAATCGCCGTGCAAAAATGTAACACATGATGCTCATATGTGCCAGAATGCCATTCaa TGTTGGAAATCAAGAACTCGCAATGCCTATGGTGAAGAAAATGTTTCACGGGGATGCACAACATCACCAGAACAGCTACCATTGATTTGTAATCAGAACACACTGAATAATCTAGGACCGAGAAAACGGCATGCTGTGGTACAAATCAATGTGGTATGCTGTTCCGATGACTATTGTAATGGGGGTGATTTTCCTGAATTACCTCCGGTATTTCAAA ATGAAGTAACTCAAGTAGATCCGATGGGAAATGGGATGGTAAAGTTATCATTTGCGATACTTGGACCGGTTTTTGTTATTGTAGTAATTGGAACTATAGTTCTTTACTATTTACGGCGGAAACATCAGAAAAACTTGACTGCCTTTAGAAACAAACAAGATCCGGAATCTTATTTGGTTAGTGATGATATGTTGAGAGCTACAAGCGCTGGCGACAGTACTTTAAAG GAATACTTTCAACATTCTGTGACATCAGGCTCTGGAAGTGGTCTTCCATTATTAGTTCAAAGAACTTTAGCTAAACAAATAACATTAGTCGATTGCATTGGCCGGGGAAAATATGGAGAGGTTTGGCGTGGAATTTGGCACGGTGAAAGTATTGCTGTAAAAATATTCTTCTCTCGTGATGAGGAATCGTGGAAGAGAGAAACTGAAATTTATAG CACTGTATTACTTCGACATGCAAATATCCTTGGCTATATAGGATCAGATATGATATCAAGAAATTCCTGCACTCAATTATGGTTACTCACTCACTATTATCCCCATGGGTCCCTATTTGATCATTTGAACAGGAATGCCCTCAGTCATTATGATATGATAATGATATGTTTATCCATTGCAAATGGTCTTGTACACTTACATACTgaaattttcggaaaagag GGTAAACCAGGAATTGCGCATcgtgatttaaaatcaaaaaatattttagtcaaaCCAAATGGAACTTGTGTGATAGCTGATTTTGGATTGGCTGTCACGCATTCCCATGTCACTGGAAAGTTAGATCTTGGTAATAATCCAAAAGTTGGAACCAAACGTTATATGGCACCAGAAGTACTCGATGAGag TATAAATATGCATTGTTTTGAAGCACTTCGTCGGGCAGATATTTATGCTTTGGGTCTTGTTCTTTGGGAGGTTTGTAGAAGGACGATATCGGGTGGTATAGCTGAAGAATACAAAGTACCATATTATGATGTTGTACCTTCAGATCCAAGTTTTGAAGATATGAAAAAAGTTGTGTGCAGCGATAATCATCGTCCATCGATACCGAATCGCTGGAGTTCGGATCCG
- the LOC129951025 gene encoding activin receptor type-1 isoform X2, whose protein sequence is MAAIVFIVILISILTQNIAKGEINGRLLGENQENMDLEASHSSAREFPLQNSIQKHPRFKCYSCESPCKNVTHDAHMCQNAIQCWKSRTRNAYGEENVSRGCTTSPEQLPLICNQNTLNNLGPRKRHAVVQINVVCCSDDYCNGGDFPELPPVFQNEVTQVDPMGNGMVKLSFAILGPVFVIVVIGTIVLYYLRRKHQKNLTAFRNKQDPESYLVSDDMLRATSAGDSTLKEYFQHSVTSGSGSGLPLLVQRTLAKQITLVDCIGRGKYGEVWRGIWHGESIAVKIFFSRDEESWKRETEIYSTVLLRHANILGYIGSDMISRNSCTQLWLLTHYYPHGSLFDHLNRNALSHYDMIMICLSIANGLVHLHTEIFGKEGKPGIAHRDLKSKNILVKPNGTCVIADFGLAVTHSHVTGKLDLGNNPKVGTKRYMAPEVLDESINMHCFEALRRADIYALGLVLWEVCRRTISGGIAEEYKVPYYDVVPSDPSFEDMKKVVCSDNHRPSIPNRWSSDPLLAGMSKLMKECWHQNANVRLPVLRIKKTLHKLASADDKFRLQYDEVCV, encoded by the exons ATGGCTGCCATTGTATTTATAGTaattttaatttcgattttaactcaaaatatcGCTAAAG GCGAAATAAATGGTCGGCTGTTGGgagaaaatcaagaaaatatggATCTAGAAGCGAGCCATTCAAGTGCTAGGGAATTTCCACTGCAGAATTCTATACAAAAACATCCAAG ATTTAAATGCTACTCATGTGAATCGCCGTGCAAAAATGTAACACATGATGCTCATATGTGCCAGAATGCCATTCaa TGTTGGAAATCAAGAACTCGCAATGCCTATGGTGAAGAAAATGTTTCACGGGGATGCACAACATCACCAGAACAGCTACCATTGATTTGTAATCAGAACACACTGAATAATCTAGGACCGAGAAAACGGCATGCTGTGGTACAAATCAATGTGGTATGCTGTTCCGATGACTATTGTAATGGGGGTGATTTTCCTGAATTACCTCCGGTATTTCAAA ATGAAGTAACTCAAGTAGATCCGATGGGAAATGGGATGGTAAAGTTATCATTTGCGATACTTGGACCGGTTTTTGTTATTGTAGTAATTGGAACTATAGTTCTTTACTATTTACGGCGGAAACATCAGAAAAACTTGACTGCCTTTAGAAACAAACAAGATCCGGAATCTTATTTGGTTAGTGATGATATGTTGAGAGCTACAAGCGCTGGCGACAGTACTTTAAAG GAATACTTTCAACATTCTGTGACATCAGGCTCTGGAAGTGGTCTTCCATTATTAGTTCAAAGAACTTTAGCTAAACAAATAACATTAGTCGATTGCATTGGCCGGGGAAAATATGGAGAGGTTTGGCGTGGAATTTGGCACGGTGAAAGTATTGCTGTAAAAATATTCTTCTCTCGTGATGAGGAATCGTGGAAGAGAGAAACTGAAATTTATAG CACTGTATTACTTCGACATGCAAATATCCTTGGCTATATAGGATCAGATATGATATCAAGAAATTCCTGCACTCAATTATGGTTACTCACTCACTATTATCCCCATGGGTCCCTATTTGATCATTTGAACAGGAATGCCCTCAGTCATTATGATATGATAATGATATGTTTATCCATTGCAAATGGTCTTGTACACTTACATACTgaaattttcggaaaagag GGTAAACCAGGAATTGCGCATcgtgatttaaaatcaaaaaatattttagtcaaaCCAAATGGAACTTGTGTGATAGCTGATTTTGGATTGGCTGTCACGCATTCCCATGTCACTGGAAAGTTAGATCTTGGTAATAATCCAAAAGTTGGAACCAAACGTTATATGGCACCAGAAGTACTCGATGAGag TATAAATATGCATTGTTTTGAAGCACTTCGTCGGGCAGATATTTATGCTTTGGGTCTTGTTCTTTGGGAGGTTTGTAGAAGGACGATATCGGGTGGTATAGCTGAAGAATACAAAGTACCATATTATGATGTTGTACCTTCAGATCCAAGTTTTGAAGATATGAAAAAAGTTGTGTGCAGCGATAATCATCGTCCATCGATACCGAATCGCTGGAGTTCGGATCCG
- the LOC129951946 gene encoding mitochondrial intermediate peptidase yields MYKLNKTLTKHLILNRHFKNYLSTWSPLATAFNSPPYKKINLTRNDVGLFNLPELKSFEGFYLLKDNVGNKTDDLIQEAISQNRSRKMVEIFDELSDSLCKVADLAEFIRIAHPQIKYSHAAEEACISISGIVESLNTHKPIFKALQGVVENGDIMPTTEIDRHVAKLFLFDFEQCGIHLPESERQKVVRLNDAILQLGQKFMGGAVQPSAIPRKSVPESVAHIFPSDGDNVYVSGLYTNSSSAQAREAAFRLFLRPVESQEELLSDLIACRYYLAKTCGFETYAHRALNSSTVENPTMVKQFIDELSDELRPRAARDFEIMEKIKKKDTRNLNAVLAAWDTPYFTSVVKSQLLNASSNDFLPYFSLGGCMEGLDNLMKSLYGVSLENTEVEPGEVWNNDIYKLSVIHETEGLLGYIYCDFFERNGKPNQDCHFTIQGGKKLSDGSYQLPIVVVMLNLSPARWTGPTLLSPSRVDNLFHEMGHAMHSMLGRTEYQHVTGTRCSTDFAEVPSILMEYFASDPRVLKTFAKHYRTHEPMSEEMLQRLCASKNLFSASETQLQVFYSALDQAYHSEKPNQGQNTTDTLKEVQAKYYSLPYVENTAWQLRFAHLVGYGAKYYSYLISKTIASWIWQTYFEANPFNRESGEKYRQEVLAHGGGIPSRQLVANFLQRDVTPKALSQSLIHEIDLNNEKIKEMSKKFKSSIGE; encoded by the exons atgtacaaattaaataaaactctcacaaaacacttaattttaaatagacatttcaaaaactacctCTCAACATGGTCTCCTTTAGCAACTGCATTCAATTCGCCACcatataagaaaattaatttaacgcGCAATGATGTG GGATTGTTTAACTTACCTGAATTAAAGTCCTTCGAAGGATTCTATCTATTGAAAGATAATGTGGGAAACAAAACTGACGACTTAATCCAAGAAGCTATCTCCCAAAATCGTTCAAGAAAAATG GTTGAGATTTTCGATGAACTATCTGATTCCCTTTGCAAAGTCGCTGATCTTGCTGAATTTATTCGAATCGCTCATCCACAGATTAAGTATTCGCATGCGGCCGAGGAGGCTTGCATATCAATAAGTGGAATTGTCGAGAG TTTGAATACGCATAAACCAATATTCAAGGCACTCCAAGGTGTTGTCGAAAATGGTGACATTATGCCAACAACAGAAATCGATCGTCACGTAgccaaactctttttatttgatttcgaGCAATGTGGGATTCACCTGCCGGAGTCCGAGAGGCAAAAAGTAGTTCGTCTGAATGATGCTATCCTTCAATTGGGTCAGAAATTCATGGGTGGAGCCGTCCAACCATCAGCGATACCCAGAAAAAGTGTTCCAGAATCGGTAGCACATAT ATTTCCATCAGATGGAGACAACGTGTATGTGTCTGGACTATATACCAACTCTTCTAGTGCTCAGGCTAGAGAAGCAGCTTTCAGGCTCTTCCTTCGGCCAGTGGAGAGCCAAGAAGAACTCTTATCCGATCTCATCGCTTGTAGATACTATCTAGCAAAAACTTGCGGTTTCGAAACTTATGCACATCGAGCTCTGAATTCTAGCACCGTGGAGAATCCAACTATGGTCAAGCAATTTATTGACGAATTATCTGACGAGCTCCGACCTAGGGCAGCAAGAGACTTTGaaataatggaaaaaataaag AAAAAGGACACTAGAAACTTAAATGCCGTGTTGGCTGCTTGGGACACACCCTATTTCACTTCAGTGGTCAAAAGTCAATTGCTCAACGCAAGTTCCAATGATTTCCTGCCCTATTTTAGTTTAGGCGGTTGCATGGAAGGCTTAGATAATCTCATGAAATCACTGTATGGAGTCAGTTTAGAAAACACTGAAGTTGAACCCGGCGAAGTGTGGAACAATGACATCTACAAACTATCTGTTATACATGAGACTGAAGGCCTCTTGGGGTACATTTATTGTGATTTCTTTGAACGCAATGGAAAACCAAATCAGGACTGCCATTTCACAATTCAAGGGGGCAAAAAACTATCGGATGGAAGCTATCAGCTGCCAATAGTCGTAGTTATGTTGAATTTGAGTCCAGCCCGGTGGACAGGACCGACTCTGTTGTCTCCGTCTCGTGTGGATAACCTTTTCCATGAAATGGGTCATGCGATGCATTCGATGTTGGGACGAACCGAGTATCAACATGTAACGGGGACTCGTTGTAGTACCGATTTCGCTGAGGTGCCATCAATTCTAATGGAATACTTTGCAAGTGATCCCAGG GTACTAAAAACATTTGCAAAGCACTATAGAACACATGAGCCAATGTCTGAAGAAATGCTGCAACGACTCTGCGCATCGAAAAACCTTTTCTCAGCCAGTGAAACACAGTTGCAG GTTTTCTATTCTGCTTTAGATCAAGCTTATCATTCAGAAAAACCAAATCAAGGTCAAAATACAACAGATACGCTGAAAGAAGTTCAAGCCAAATATTACAGCCTTCCTTATGTGGAAAATACT GCTTGGCAACTTCGATTTGCGCACTTAGTTGGTTATGGTGCAAAATATTACTCCTAccttatatcaaaaacaatagcGTCTTGGATATGGCAGACATATTTTGAAGCTAATCCTTTCAACAGGGAGTCTGGTGAAAAGTATAGACAAGAAGTTTTAGCTCATGGCGGTGGTATTCCGAGTCGACAATTGGTAGCCAACTTTTTGCAAAGAGATGTAACGCCAAAAGCTTTATCGCAAAGTTTGATCCATGAGATCGATTTAAATAATgagaaaatcaaagaaatgagtaaaaagtttaaatcatCGATTGGTGAATAA